In Natrinema amylolyticum, the following are encoded in one genomic region:
- a CDS encoding transcription initiation factor IIB → MTRSTRQRERTRETDETEDQEGVRACPECESDNLVKDSDRGELICEDCGLVVEEEQIDPGPEWRAFNHQERQEKSRVGAPTTQTMHDKGLTTTIDWKDKDAYGRSISSKKRSQMHRLRKWQERIRTKDAGERNLQFALSEIDRMASALGVPRSVREVASVIYRRALKEDLIRGRSIEGVATSALYAACRKEGIPRSLEEISEVSRVERKEIGRTYRYISQELGLEMRPVDPKKYVPRFCSELELSEEVQTKANEIIEKTAEEGLLSGKSPTGYAAAAIYAASLLCNEKKTQREVADVAQVTEVTIRNRYQEQIEAMGIHG, encoded by the coding sequence ATGACACGGTCCACCCGCCAGCGGGAGCGAACGCGCGAGACGGACGAGACCGAGGATCAGGAGGGGGTACGTGCCTGCCCCGAGTGTGAATCGGATAATCTCGTTAAGGACTCCGACCGAGGGGAGCTCATCTGTGAAGACTGTGGGCTCGTCGTGGAGGAAGAACAAATCGATCCTGGCCCGGAGTGGCGGGCGTTCAACCACCAGGAACGACAGGAGAAGTCCCGCGTCGGCGCGCCGACGACCCAGACGATGCACGACAAGGGACTGACGACGACCATCGACTGGAAGGACAAGGACGCCTACGGCCGCTCGATTTCATCGAAGAAGCGCAGTCAGATGCACCGACTGCGCAAGTGGCAGGAACGCATCCGCACGAAAGACGCCGGCGAGCGCAATCTGCAGTTCGCACTCAGCGAAATCGACCGGATGGCCTCCGCACTGGGCGTCCCGCGCTCGGTTCGGGAGGTCGCCTCGGTGATCTACCGCCGCGCGCTCAAGGAAGACCTCATCCGCGGGCGCTCGATCGAAGGCGTCGCGACGTCCGCGCTGTACGCCGCCTGTCGAAAGGAAGGGATTCCCCGCTCGCTCGAGGAAATCTCGGAAGTCTCCCGCGTCGAACGCAAAGAGATCGGTCGCACGTATCGATACATCTCGCAGGAACTCGGCCTCGAGATGCGTCCCGTCGACCCGAAAAAGTACGTCCCGCGCTTCTGTTCTGAACTCGAACTGTCCGAAGAGGTCCAGACCAAGGCCAACGAGATCATCGAGAAGACGGCCGAGGAAGGGTTGCTATCGGGCAAGTCACCGACGGGGTACGCCGCGGCCGCGATCTACGCTGCGTCACTGCTGTGCAACGAGAAGAAGACCCAGCGCGAGGTCGCCGATGTCGCACAGGTGACCGAGGTGACGATCCGGAACCGATACCAGGAACAGATCGAAGCGATGGGCATTCACGGCTAA
- a CDS encoding PadR family transcriptional regulator, whose product MSEAQSITGEQSIARELTAFQNNILVILAKEPMYGLAIKRELEDYYGTEVNHGRLYPNLDELVDLGLVEKSELDKRTNQYSLTDDGYDAVLDGIKWSLSKIVTGDDRADEIRQIVDESY is encoded by the coding sequence ATGTCAGAGGCACAATCAATCACCGGCGAACAGAGTATTGCACGCGAACTCACAGCCTTCCAGAACAACATCCTCGTCATCCTGGCCAAGGAACCGATGTACGGCCTGGCGATCAAGCGCGAACTCGAGGACTACTACGGCACGGAAGTCAACCACGGTCGACTCTACCCCAACCTCGACGAACTCGTCGATCTGGGTCTGGTCGAGAAGAGCGAACTCGACAAGCGAACCAACCAGTACTCGCTGACTGACGACGGCTACGACGCCGTCCTCGACGGCATCAAGTGGTCCCTCTCGAAGATCGTCACGGGCGACGACCGCGCCGACGAGATCCGCCAGATCGTCGACGAAAGCTACTAG
- a CDS encoding DUF371 domain-containing protein has protein sequence MDEVIRARGHENVTAEHASTFEVTTDDYLTPAGDCILAIEADRAPADFDPEFVAACRDTDATITVTIEAGGYTETVEGRGDPDLEFTNERSAVGRTSDYVDDRTIVNDAEFAAEGFDRDLVAALAEGSEATVTISVE, from the coding sequence ATGGACGAAGTCATTCGCGCTCGAGGACACGAAAACGTCACTGCCGAGCACGCGAGTACGTTCGAGGTGACGACCGACGACTATCTCACCCCCGCGGGCGACTGCATTCTCGCGATCGAGGCCGACCGTGCGCCCGCTGACTTCGATCCCGAATTCGTCGCGGCCTGCCGGGACACCGATGCGACGATCACGGTCACGATCGAAGCGGGCGGCTATACGGAGACCGTCGAGGGTCGTGGTGACCCCGACCTCGAGTTTACTAACGAGCGCAGCGCCGTAGGGCGGACGAGCGACTACGTAGACGACCGGACGATCGTGAACGACGCCGAATTCGCGGCCGAGGGGTTCGATCGCGACCTCGTCGCCGCGCTGGCCGAGGGGAGCGAGGCAACGGTAACGATTAGCGTCGAGTGA
- a CDS encoding helix-turn-helix domain-containing protein — MTTIAELSLSTDEFALAETFQQLPALEVRVESVVAEGPVRTVPLVWFSNVGRDDLETALETDPTVEEYRQLLGDTEDGELFYRLTYTEEVASVCCCVYRHGGTVLDAQVSDGQWTLRLLFPHREELSSAVSDVEERGVRIDVKRMVEAGQDEDLETTAALTEPQQEAIAEAYRQGYYDVPREISLEELANELDISHQALSERLRRANRVLAGEQLDDPTGEMATPD, encoded by the coding sequence ATGACGACGATCGCAGAACTCTCGCTTTCGACGGACGAGTTCGCACTCGCAGAGACCTTCCAGCAACTACCGGCCCTCGAGGTCCGCGTCGAGAGCGTCGTCGCGGAGGGGCCGGTCCGAACGGTGCCGCTCGTCTGGTTCTCGAACGTCGGCCGCGACGACCTCGAGACGGCCCTCGAGACGGATCCGACCGTCGAGGAATATCGCCAGTTACTCGGCGATACCGAGGACGGCGAACTGTTCTACCGACTCACGTACACGGAGGAGGTCGCCTCCGTCTGTTGTTGTGTCTACAGACACGGCGGCACAGTGCTCGACGCACAGGTATCGGACGGCCAGTGGACGCTCCGTCTCCTCTTCCCTCACCGCGAGGAACTCTCGAGCGCCGTCTCGGACGTCGAGGAACGCGGCGTCCGGATCGACGTCAAGCGCATGGTCGAGGCCGGCCAGGACGAGGACCTCGAGACGACGGCCGCGCTGACCGAGCCCCAGCAGGAAGCCATCGCCGAGGCCTATCGACAGGGCTACTACGACGTCCCCCGGGAAATCTCGCTCGAGGAACTCGCGAACGAACTCGACATCTCCCATCAGGCGCTCTCCGAGCGGCTCCGCCGGGCGAACCGCGTGCTCGCGGGTGAACAACTGGACGATCCGACGGGCGAGATGGCGACTCCGGACTGA
- a CDS encoding HAD family hydrolase, translating to MERYDLVYQLYDEYDTKTLREYQEFVDVFPAVDSRVALEHWQGATEELEERKDEIRSSFAAGETFAEIAARATRDQAFTALDLEAKYGRAVNVLVLDVDETLRSAGGTDNEIPRETLHLLTEFYDAGVPIVICTGQTLENVKGFAIQGLGSEIVHSGSLSIVYEAGTGVFTPGHGAETKQLLYEDLEESIRTVFDDVRSRVLPEAPEDLRRGCHLQGNEFNVTMKPNYETGSADAREIIDEALVYLIDLLADAVGATLAGDESDAGDAGSEATDDEAEGDNGETKLAGETVVNWTRAFYAAQDPEIRGVLEGEGAYPALDAADVPDSLAAVLDRIDVAYYEADAAEIGSLELNKVVGVERALDVLGVDDPFALVMGDSKSDLRVMEWVADNDAGIAAAPEHASRDTLEHVLETDELVFDRGKSVDVLQTVYALNRLARLG from the coding sequence ATGGAACGGTACGACCTCGTCTATCAGCTCTACGACGAGTACGACACGAAGACGTTGCGGGAGTATCAGGAGTTCGTCGACGTCTTTCCCGCCGTCGACTCGCGGGTCGCCCTTGAGCACTGGCAGGGGGCGACCGAGGAACTCGAGGAGCGCAAAGACGAGATCCGGTCGTCGTTCGCGGCCGGGGAGACGTTCGCGGAGATCGCCGCGCGAGCGACCCGCGATCAGGCGTTTACGGCGCTCGATCTCGAGGCGAAGTACGGCCGCGCGGTCAACGTTCTCGTGTTGGACGTCGACGAGACGCTGCGTTCCGCGGGCGGGACCGACAACGAGATTCCGCGAGAGACGCTCCACCTCCTGACCGAGTTCTACGACGCCGGCGTCCCGATCGTCATCTGTACGGGCCAGACCCTGGAGAACGTCAAGGGGTTCGCGATTCAGGGACTGGGCAGCGAGATCGTCCACTCGGGGTCCCTCTCGATCGTCTACGAGGCGGGGACGGGCGTGTTCACGCCGGGCCACGGTGCGGAGACGAAGCAACTGCTCTACGAGGACCTAGAGGAGTCGATCCGGACCGTCTTCGACGACGTGCGCTCGCGGGTGCTGCCCGAAGCTCCCGAGGACCTCCGCCGGGGCTGTCACCTCCAGGGCAACGAGTTCAACGTCACGATGAAGCCCAACTACGAGACCGGTTCCGCGGACGCCCGCGAGATCATCGACGAGGCGCTGGTCTATCTCATCGACCTGCTCGCCGACGCCGTCGGCGCGACGCTCGCCGGAGACGAGAGCGACGCGGGTGATGCGGGCAGTGAGGCGACGGACGACGAGGCGGAGGGAGACAACGGCGAGACGAAACTGGCCGGCGAGACGGTCGTCAACTGGACCCGCGCCTTCTACGCCGCACAGGACCCCGAAATCAGGGGCGTGCTCGAGGGCGAGGGCGCGTATCCGGCCCTCGACGCCGCGGACGTGCCCGACTCGCTCGCTGCCGTCCTCGACCGCATCGACGTCGCCTACTACGAGGCCGACGCGGCCGAGATCGGCAGTCTCGAGTTGAACAAGGTCGTCGGCGTCGAGCGCGCGCTGGACGTCCTCGGGGTCGACGACCCGTTCGCGCTCGTGATGGGCGACTCCAAGAGCGATCTGCGGGTGATGGAGTGGGTCGCCGACAACGACGCCGGAATCGCGGCGGCCCCGGAACACGCCTCCCGAGACACCTTGGAACACGTCCTCGAGACTGACGAACTCGTCTTCGATCGCGGAAAGAGCGTCGACGTGCTCCAGACGGTGTACGCGCTCAATCGGCTGGCTCGGCTCGGATGA
- a CDS encoding glucose 1-dehydrogenase translates to MKAIAVAPGAGVPEVVERPVPEPSPGEALVRICRVGVDGTDYEVIEGSHGGVPDGDDRLVLGHEAVGIVEDANGTPLEEGQYVVPTVRRPPPGVETNEYFERGEPDMAPEGEYVERGIVGAHGFMAEYVTSPADCLVPIPTELAPLGFLVEPISITEKAIEHARATRSAFDWRPESALVLGTGSLGLLTAAMFTETLEYDRVYCLGRKDRPHPTIDIVERLGATYIDSRETLVSEIATAYEPMDVVYEATGYAKHAFESIDALAPNGVAALLGVPGDWEFEVEGGRLHRELVLHNKSLVGSVNSNRRHFEAAIDTLSALPDWALAEIVSGVYGLSELDRAFPEATAPVATPGPGSTAGSDDDTTIKTAVEFEDI, encoded by the coding sequence ATGAAAGCCATCGCAGTTGCGCCCGGAGCGGGCGTCCCGGAAGTCGTCGAGCGGCCCGTTCCCGAGCCGTCTCCCGGCGAGGCGCTCGTTCGGATCTGCCGCGTGGGCGTCGACGGGACCGATTACGAGGTCATCGAGGGGAGCCACGGCGGCGTTCCCGACGGCGACGACCGTTTGGTTCTCGGTCACGAGGCCGTCGGTATCGTCGAGGATGCGAACGGAACGCCCCTCGAGGAAGGGCAGTACGTCGTCCCGACGGTGCGACGACCGCCACCCGGCGTCGAGACCAACGAGTATTTCGAGCGCGGTGAGCCCGATATGGCACCCGAGGGCGAGTACGTCGAACGCGGGATCGTCGGGGCCCACGGATTCATGGCGGAGTACGTCACGAGCCCGGCCGACTGCCTCGTTCCGATCCCGACCGAGCTGGCTCCGTTGGGCTTTCTCGTCGAACCGATCAGCATCACCGAGAAAGCGATCGAACACGCCCGCGCGACCCGCTCGGCGTTCGATTGGAGACCCGAATCCGCGCTCGTCCTCGGGACCGGCTCACTGGGACTGTTGACCGCTGCGATGTTCACCGAGACCCTCGAGTACGACCGCGTCTACTGTCTCGGCCGAAAGGATCGGCCGCATCCGACGATCGATATCGTCGAGCGACTCGGCGCGACCTACATCGACTCTCGAGAGACGCTGGTCTCCGAGATAGCGACCGCCTACGAGCCGATGGACGTCGTCTACGAGGCGACCGGCTACGCGAAGCACGCCTTCGAATCGATCGACGCTCTCGCGCCGAACGGCGTCGCCGCCCTGCTGGGCGTCCCCGGCGACTGGGAGTTCGAGGTCGAGGGCGGTCGTCTCCACCGGGAACTCGTGCTCCACAACAAGTCCCTCGTCGGCAGCGTCAACTCCAACCGTCGGCACTTCGAAGCCGCCATCGACACCCTCTCCGCGCTTCCCGACTGGGCGCTCGCGGAGATCGTCTCCGGCGTCTACGGCCTCTCGGAACTCGACCGGGCGTTTCCGGAGGCGACCGCCCCCGTCGCGACGCCCGGACCCGGCTCGACGGCCGGCTCGGATGACGACACGACTATAAAAACGGCGGTCGAATTCGAAGACATATGA
- the rnhA gene encoding ribonuclease HI produces the protein MPVIECDVEAARERLEAAGVAVDSGNTDHERWRASRGDATAVAYDDKIVIQGSDPRDIEALLREGGGRAHVYFDGGSRGNPGPAAIGWVIVTGDGIVAEGGETIGTATNNQAEYEALITALEAARDYGYDEVHVRGDSELIVKQVRGEYDTNDPELREKRVTVHELLREFDEWTLEYVPREVNDRADGLVNEALDQA, from the coding sequence ATGCCGGTCATCGAGTGCGACGTCGAGGCGGCTCGCGAACGACTCGAGGCGGCGGGCGTCGCCGTCGATTCGGGAAACACTGACCACGAGCGCTGGCGGGCGAGTCGCGGCGACGCGACCGCCGTCGCGTACGACGACAAGATCGTCATCCAGGGATCGGACCCGCGCGACATCGAGGCGCTGCTCCGCGAGGGCGGCGGCCGCGCCCACGTCTATTTCGACGGCGGCTCCCGGGGTAATCCCGGCCCGGCCGCGATCGGCTGGGTGATCGTCACCGGCGACGGCATCGTCGCCGAGGGCGGCGAGACGATCGGGACGGCGACGAACAACCAGGCCGAGTACGAGGCCCTGATCACCGCGCTCGAGGCCGCGCGCGACTACGGCTACGACGAGGTCCACGTCCGCGGCGACTCCGAACTCATCGTCAAACAGGTCCGCGGCGAGTACGACACCAACGATCCCGAACTCCGCGAGAAGCGCGTGACCGTCCACGAACTGCTCCGTGAGTTCGACGAGTGGACCCTCGAGTACGTCCCGCGGGAGGTCAACGATCGTGCGGACGGTCTCGTGAACGAGGCGCTGGACCAAGCCTAA
- a CDS encoding dihydrodipicolinate synthase family protein: MANHDPGSADPLSLRGVVPPTVTAFHEDESVDYETTADHARFVVDRGAHGVFPLGTNGEFPLLSGAERDRVVEAVVDEVGDEVPVIAGVGAPSTHQTVAHAEHAESVGADGIVVVTPYYYPLDHEGALEHYRRVAEAVDRPVYVYHIPSKTGNELSLETLADLAAIDNVAGVKDSSKDVPWLAQAIDAHPDLSFLAGSDSLLFTGLEIGCSGLVSAVANAFPELVVDCYEAYDAGDEDRARELQSEVFQVRNAFKSGGAYMSGVKTALRLRDFDAGPLRSPLRLKDDESAEEMRETLRALDLDGI, translated from the coding sequence ATGGCGAATCACGATCCCGGTAGTGCCGATCCCTTGTCGCTTCGCGGCGTCGTCCCGCCGACCGTCACCGCGTTTCACGAAGACGAGTCCGTCGACTACGAGACGACGGCGGACCACGCCCGGTTCGTCGTCGACCGCGGCGCCCACGGCGTCTTCCCGCTCGGGACCAACGGTGAGTTCCCGCTCCTTTCGGGCGCGGAGCGCGACCGAGTCGTCGAGGCCGTCGTCGACGAAGTCGGCGACGAGGTCCCGGTCATCGCCGGCGTCGGCGCGCCGAGTACCCACCAGACCGTCGCTCACGCCGAACACGCCGAATCGGTCGGTGCGGACGGCATCGTCGTCGTCACACCCTACTACTACCCGCTGGATCACGAGGGGGCCCTCGAGCACTACCGACGAGTCGCCGAGGCCGTCGACCGCCCGGTCTACGTCTACCACATCCCGAGCAAGACCGGGAACGAACTGTCCCTCGAGACCCTCGCCGATCTCGCGGCCATCGACAACGTCGCGGGCGTCAAGGACTCGAGCAAGGACGTCCCCTGGCTCGCACAGGCGATCGACGCCCATCCCGACCTGTCCTTCCTCGCGGGATCGGACTCGCTGCTCTTTACCGGGCTCGAGATCGGCTGCTCGGGGCTGGTCAGCGCGGTCGCGAACGCGTTCCCGGAACTCGTCGTCGACTGCTACGAGGCCTACGACGCGGGCGACGAGGACCGCGCACGCGAACTGCAGAGCGAGGTCTTCCAGGTTCGAAACGCGTTCAAGAGCGGCGGCGCGTACATGTCCGGCGTCAAGACCGCGCTCCGATTGCGCGACTTCGACGCCGGTCCGCTGCGCAGTCCGCTCAGACTGAAAGACGACGAGTCGGCGGAGGAGATGCGCGAGACGCTTCGAGCGCTCGATCTCGACGGGATTTAA
- a CDS encoding alkaline phosphatase family protein, translated as MGLFDRLRGDGDPRVAFIGVDGVPYSLLSDNEELFPNFAAIAADGTAAEISSIVPPESSACWPSLTTGMNPGETGVYGFQDREVGTYDTYVPMGRDVQADRVWDRVQENGRKATVMNVPVTFPPQRDVQRMVSGFLSPGLDKAAYPDDVRDYLETLDYRIDVNPKLGHQEDKSEFIEDAHATIDAQYEAFQHYIEEDDWDLFFGVFMTTDRVNHFLFKDYERDGENREAFIEFYKKVDDYIGRLRESLPDDVTMVVASDHGFTSLDYEVHFNEWLREEGWLSFRTDDPEELNDISDDTKAYSFIPGRFYINVEGREPRGSVPEDEYDQVRDELKADLEALEGPDGNAVVDRVVEKEEAFRGDHDDIAPDLVAIPNNGFDLKSGFKGDAEIFDTGPRNGMHSFDDTSLYIDHPDATIDDADLFDITPTILDLMDIEYSRGDFDGASLI; from the coding sequence ATGGGTCTGTTCGACCGATTACGGGGCGACGGCGATCCCCGGGTCGCATTTATCGGGGTCGACGGCGTGCCGTATAGTCTCCTATCGGACAACGAGGAACTGTTCCCGAACTTTGCCGCCATCGCTGCCGACGGGACTGCCGCGGAGATCTCGAGCATCGTCCCGCCGGAATCCAGCGCCTGCTGGCCGTCGCTGACGACCGGGATGAACCCCGGCGAGACGGGCGTCTACGGCTTCCAGGACCGAGAAGTCGGCACTTACGACACCTACGTCCCGATGGGCCGTGACGTCCAGGCCGACCGCGTCTGGGATCGCGTCCAGGAGAACGGCCGCAAGGCGACGGTGATGAACGTCCCCGTCACCTTCCCGCCCCAGCGCGACGTCCAGCGGATGGTCTCGGGCTTTCTCTCGCCCGGCCTCGACAAGGCCGCCTACCCCGACGACGTCCGGGACTACCTCGAGACGCTCGATTACCGGATCGACGTCAACCCGAAACTCGGCCACCAGGAGGACAAGTCGGAGTTCATCGAGGACGCCCACGCGACGATCGACGCCCAGTACGAGGCCTTCCAGCACTACATCGAGGAGGACGACTGGGACCTGTTCTTCGGCGTCTTCATGACGACCGATCGAGTCAACCACTTCCTGTTCAAAGACTACGAACGCGACGGCGAGAACAGGGAGGCGTTCATCGAGTTCTACAAGAAGGTCGACGACTACATCGGCCGCCTCCGGGAGTCGCTGCCCGACGACGTCACCATGGTCGTCGCCTCCGACCACGGCTTCACGAGCCTCGACTACGAGGTCCACTTCAACGAGTGGCTCCGAGAGGAGGGCTGGCTCTCCTTCCGGACCGACGACCCCGAGGAACTGAACGACATCTCCGACGACACGAAGGCGTACTCGTTCATTCCCGGTCGGTTCTACATCAACGTCGAGGGGCGGGAACCGCGCGGTTCCGTCCCCGAGGACGAGTACGATCAGGTCCGAGACGAACTCAAGGCCGACCTCGAGGCGCTCGAGGGGCCGGACGGCAACGCGGTCGTCGACCGCGTCGTCGAGAAGGAGGAAGCCTTCCGCGGCGACCACGACGACATCGCGCCGGATTTGGTCGCGATCCCGAACAACGGCTTCGATCTGAAGTCCGGCTTCAAGGGCGACGCGGAAATCTTCGATACCGGACCGCGTAACGGGATGCACAGCTTCGACGACACGTCGCTGTACATCGACCACCCCGACGCGACGATCGACGACGCCGACCTCTTCGACATCACGCCGACGATCCTCGATCTGATGGACATCGAGTACAGCCGCGGCGACTTCGACGGCGCAAGCCTCATCTGA
- a CDS encoding DUF7108 family protein, giving the protein MTDSNAVDADGVADERDADPATDRENRSGDLPTETVDEVERLTRLERTAIDENEIEAYEDRRDELLDDHDFTARIRDDDGDDVLVCHPEEWHEDGVIRTDRIEDIDRAVEIPLEGTEDPDDWESVDEYNRDLVAAVREAHGDVHGDNAALLADFAGNHYAKPMDSLTSDELAEFGTDYVVRNAWPSEKQQEMIAESVKLVFETADERVPEIQF; this is encoded by the coding sequence ATGACCGATTCGAACGCAGTCGACGCCGACGGTGTGGCCGACGAGCGGGACGCAGACCCCGCCACCGATCGTGAGAACAGAAGCGGGGACCTCCCCACGGAGACCGTCGACGAAGTCGAACGGCTGACGCGACTCGAGCGCACCGCGATCGACGAAAACGAGATCGAGGCCTACGAAGACCGGCGCGACGAGTTACTCGACGACCACGACTTCACCGCCCGCATCCGCGACGACGACGGCGACGACGTGCTCGTGTGCCATCCCGAGGAGTGGCACGAGGACGGCGTCATCCGGACCGATCGCATCGAGGACATCGACCGGGCGGTCGAGATCCCCCTCGAGGGGACCGAGGATCCGGACGACTGGGAGTCGGTCGACGAATACAACCGGGACCTCGTCGCGGCGGTCAGGGAGGCTCACGGCGACGTTCACGGCGACAACGCGGCGTTGCTCGCCGACTTCGCCGGCAACCACTACGCGAAGCCGATGGACTCGCTGACGAGCGACGAACTCGCGGAGTTCGGAACCGACTACGTGGTTCGGAACGCCTGGCCGTCGGAAAAACAACAGGAAATGATCGCGGAGTCGGTGAAACTGGTCTTCGAGACGGCCGACGAGCGGGTCCCGGAGATCCAGTTCTAG
- a CDS encoding alpha/beta hydrolase — protein MSDTDCSASVSVHEDVTYAVRDAGEMKLDLYVPETDGTPPLVVYIHGGGWVFETRKNAPDLARYAAEWGCAMASVSYRLAPIPDDADVPSEDIADNPTPRGVFPDQIVDVKAAIRWLRANADEYGFDADRVAAWGASAGGHLAALAGTLEDIDALPGDAYPDDAVSKVVAPDQSGTVQAVVDWYGINDLLELPSRPEGLESFLLGGDVSENRERARRASPTTYVGPETPPFLLMHGREDQVVSIRQSRLLADALNASGTDTTTYELHGLGHAFDAESERTAMERLTADPRPAQTVTATARLEEGGETDDLFGRIPPAGPDAIERFLERTLA, from the coding sequence ATGAGCGATACAGACTGTTCGGCGTCGGTTTCAGTTCACGAAGACGTCACGTACGCAGTGCGCGACGCGGGCGAGATGAAACTCGACCTGTACGTCCCGGAAACGGACGGAACTCCGCCGCTCGTCGTCTATATTCACGGCGGCGGGTGGGTCTTCGAAACCCGAAAGAACGCGCCGGACCTGGCGCGGTACGCCGCGGAGTGGGGGTGTGCGATGGCCAGTGTGAGTTACCGATTAGCGCCGATACCGGACGACGCCGACGTCCCGTCCGAGGACATCGCGGACAATCCGACGCCGAGAGGCGTCTTCCCGGACCAGATCGTCGACGTGAAGGCCGCGATCAGGTGGCTCCGAGCGAACGCCGACGAGTACGGCTTCGACGCCGACCGCGTCGCGGCCTGGGGCGCGTCGGCCGGCGGTCACCTGGCGGCCCTCGCCGGCACCCTCGAGGATATCGACGCCCTCCCCGGCGACGCCTATCCGGACGACGCCGTTTCGAAAGTCGTCGCCCCCGACCAGTCGGGTACCGTGCAGGCGGTCGTCGACTGGTACGGCATCAACGACCTCCTCGAACTCCCGAGTCGACCGGAGGGACTCGAATCGTTCCTCCTCGGCGGGGACGTCTCGGAGAACCGGGAGAGGGCCAGGCGTGCGAGTCCGACGACTTACGTCGGTCCCGAGACGCCACCGTTTCTCCTCATGCACGGCCGCGAGGACCAGGTCGTCTCGATTCGGCAGAGCCGGCTGCTGGCCGATGCGCTGAACGCGTCCGGCACCGACACGACCACGTACGAACTACACGGGCTGGGCCACGCGTTCGACGCGGAGTCGGAACGGACGGCGATGGAGCGACTCACCGCGGACCCGCGGCCCGCGCAAACGGTCACCGCGACCGCCCGCCTCGAGGAAGGCGGCGAGACGGACGATCTGTTCGGACGTATCCCGCCGGCGGGTCCGGACGCGATCGAACGGTTCCTCGAGCGGACGCTCGCCTGA
- a CDS encoding inorganic diphosphatase yields the protein MVNLWEDLETGPNPPEEIYAVVECLKGERNKYEYDKDVPGVVLDRVLHSNVHYPSDYGFIPQSYYDDEDPFDVLVLVEDQTFPGCIIEARPVALMKMDDDGEQDDKVIAVPSEDPRYDHIEDLDDIPQQQLDEIDEFFATYKNLEEGKEVETQGWEDKQAAYDAIEHAQDLYDENF from the coding sequence ATGGTCAACCTCTGGGAAGACCTCGAAACTGGACCGAATCCGCCAGAAGAGATCTACGCCGTCGTGGAGTGTCTCAAGGGCGAGCGAAACAAGTACGAGTACGACAAGGACGTGCCCGGCGTCGTTTTGGACCGCGTGCTCCACAGCAACGTCCACTATCCGAGCGACTACGGCTTCATCCCGCAGTCCTATTACGACGACGAGGACCCCTTCGACGTGCTCGTCCTCGTCGAGGACCAGACGTTCCCCGGCTGCATCATCGAGGCCCGTCCCGTCGCCCTGATGAAGATGGACGACGACGGCGAGCAGGACGATAAGGTCATCGCGGTCCCCTCGGAGGACCCGCGTTACGATCACATCGAGGATCTCGACGACATCCCACAGCAGCAACTCGACGAGATCGACGAGTTCTTCGCGACCTACAAGAACCTCGAGGAAGGCAAGGAAGTCGAGACGCAGGGCTGGGAGGACAAGCAGGCCGCCTACGACGCGATCGAACACGCCCAGGACCTCTACGACGAGAACTTCTAG
- the gfcR gene encoding transcriptional regulator GfcR, which translates to MKNVDDLIESAAELAARGLSKGEIADELNVSRETASWLVERSSTTPQPTDQSSAPPENGGGGPQDIHVDWSAIGRDSKRMSAIASAMADMLAKHGDDIDLTIGIEKAGGPIATLVARELETDLGTYTPAKHQWEEGDIEELGGTFSRNFAGIRDRECYVVDDTITSGTTMRETIEAIRAEGGKPLACVVLADKQGLEEIEGVPVYSLLQVISVGKDD; encoded by the coding sequence ATGAAAAACGTCGACGACCTCATCGAGAGCGCGGCCGAACTCGCGGCCCGCGGTCTCTCGAAGGGCGAAATCGCGGACGAGCTGAACGTCTCCCGAGAGACCGCGAGCTGGCTCGTCGAGCGCAGCAGTACGACTCCGCAGCCGACCGATCAGTCGTCCGCCCCGCCGGAAAACGGCGGCGGCGGGCCACAGGACATCCACGTCGACTGGTCCGCGATCGGCCGGGACAGCAAGCGAATGAGCGCCATCGCCTCGGCGATGGCCGACATGCTCGCCAAACACGGCGACGACATCGACCTCACGATCGGGATCGAGAAGGCTGGCGGCCCCATCGCCACCCTCGTCGCGCGCGAACTCGAGACCGATCTCGGAACCTACACCCCCGCGAAACACCAGTGGGAGGAGGGCGACATCGAGGAGCTCGGCGGCACGTTCAGCCGGAACTTCGCCGGCATCCGCGACCGCGAGTGTTACGTCGTCGACGACACCATCACCAGCGGCACCACCATGCGCGAGACCATCGAGGCCATCCGCGCCGAGGGCGGGAAACCCCTCGCCTGCGTCGTCCTCGCCGACAAGCAGGGTCTCGAGGAAATCGAGGGCGTCCCGGTCTACTCGCTGTTGCAGGTCATCAGCGTCGGCAAGGACGACTGA